The genomic region ACCAATGACTCTTTCACCACAATTCACACGCGCTTTCATCCTAAAATCCCTCACTATCAATCCCCTCCAATTTCTACACCAAAATCCAAGCTGGTTGTACTAATCTTTCAACAATCTTTCCTCACTTTATACATTGTCTCTCTCTGTCTAACAAGCTTTTCTTCAGCCCAATCAGAATTTGGAAAAACTCTTCCTCTAGCTGCTTAAGGCCATCACCCGCTCCGTCAATCCCACCCATCTCTCTATCTCCCTTCCACAATGGGGAATTGTTGCTCTCGTGGCAACCCTGCCGGTGCCCCTAACACTAATGAAAAGGGAGACGCCACACCTGATAACAATGGTAACAACCCCAGCAGCTCTTCCCTGCAGGACAGTTCCGCCAATAATCCACCTAGGCATTCGCAACCTTCACCCTCTCCGGGAGCCTCCTCCAAGCCTTCCAAACCTAACCCGATTGGCCCTGTCTTAGGCCGCCCCATGGAAGACATTAAATCCACCTACACCATTGGCAAAGAATTGGGCAGGGGACAGTTTGGGGTTACACATTTGTGTACGAACAAGGCAACAGGGGAACAATTCGCGTGCAAGACAATAGCGAAGAGGAAACTTGTTAACAAGGAGGATATTGAGGATGTCAGAAGGGAGGTACAGATCATGCACCATTTGACGGGTCAACCTAACATTGTGGAACTCAAGGGAGCTTACGAGGATAAGCATTCGGTTCATTTGGTGATGGAGCTATGTGCTGGAGGAGAGCTCTTTGATAGGATCATTGCCAAGGGCCATTACACCGAGCGTGCAGCCGCTTCTTTGCTTAGGACAATTGTTCAGATTGTGCACACATGCCATTCTATGGGGGTCATCCATAGGGATCTCAAGCCTGAGAATTTCCTCTTGTTGAACAAGGACGAAAACTCCCCACTCAAGGCCACGGATTTTGGTCTATCAGTCTTTTACAAACCAGGTTGAGATTATTTCCGCAGtcctgatttttttttttggctgaACATCTTCATTAAGATTCGTTCTTATTTCCTTGGATAATTTTAACCATTGTGTCTCTTGTGATACATTTAATGACAAGGAACAATAATTTTGCCTTCCAAACAGGTGAAGTATTCAAAGATATTGTTGGTAGTGCATATTATATTGCACCTGAAGTCTTGAAGAGGAGATATGGACCAGAAGCCGATATATGGAGTATTGGAGTTATGTTGTATATTCTTCTAAGTGGTGTTCCTCCCTTCTGGGCTGGTACGTTATATTGTCATTCTTATTTCGctccttttttaattaatctttttatGAAATATAGGTACCTATATATAGAATCCTAGCTAGTAAATCTCCTGCCGATGCTTGAAGCTAAGATAATTTTTGCTGATAGAATCTGAACATGGGATATTCAATGCAATTTTACGTGGCCACATTGATTTCACGAGTGATCCATGGCCTTCAATTTCACATCAAGCAAAGGATCTTGTCAGGAAGATGCTAAATTCGGATCCCAAGCAGAGGTTAACAGCCATCCAGGTTCTAAGTAAGTATGCCTcaatgttctttttttttttttttacattcaGTATGACGTTATCTGGACATATGTCCACATGCTATTTGCTCGGGAAAAGCGCAACAGAAAAGAATATCTGACATGGAATGAACATGTCTCTGTTCTATATTTTGGACATTGTGCATGTTTCTGATGGAGTATATATATGGTTATCAACAGGCCATCCATGGATCAAAGAGGATGGTGAAGCACCTGATACACCTCTTGACAACGCAGTGCTAACCAGGCTCAAACAGTTCAAAGCGATGAACAAGTTCAAGAAAGTTGCTTTGCGGGTATTGAGTCCATATCAAACATCTCATTGATTAGAATTCCCCAAAACATTCATAACAATTTCATCAACGTCATATCCCCTACTCAAAGAATAGAATTTGAATTTACTTTAtccaattaaagaaaaattaatggtCTAATTGCTTCATTAGTAATAGAAGAAAtgtgctatatatatatacacacacacacacttcCAGGGAAATTTGTTTCTGATCAAATTTTCCTGAAATTGATTGTAGGTCATTGCGGGATGTTTATCAGAGGAAGAAATCATGGGATTGAAGGAGATGTTCAGGGGAATGGATACCGATAACAGTGGGACAATAACACTTGAAGAATTGAAGCAAGGTCTTGCTAAGCAAGGAACGAAACTATCTGAATATGAAGTTAAACAACTAATGGAGGCTGTAAGTCTTTTATATAAAGatcaattttatctaaatttttttttttcaaaaagataaatatatggtattttcttattttatttttattttttggaaaataggCCGATGCAGATGGAAATGGAACCATAGACTACGATGAGTTCATCACGGCCACAATGCATATGAACAGAATGGATAGAGAAGATCATCTGTACCATGCCTTCCAACATTTTGATAAAGACAATAGCgggtaataataataataagaataagAGGAAAAAACCAAAGCTGCAGTTGAATATagtttctaaattttaatttcatttatttatgtttttttgcTTCATTGCATAACTGTACATATATGGCTATTATCAGGTACATCACGACTGAAGAACTAGAACAAGTTCTCCGTGAGTATGGCATGCATGATGGCAGAGACATAAAGGAAATCCTTTCAGAAGTTGACTCTGACAATGTAAGCAA from Theobroma cacao cultivar B97-61/B2 chromosome 9, Criollo_cocoa_genome_V2, whole genome shotgun sequence harbors:
- the LOC18589968 gene encoding calcium-dependent protein kinase 34 produces the protein MGNCCSRGNPAGAPNTNEKGDATPDNNGNNPSSSSLQDSSANNPPRHSQPSPSPGASSKPSKPNPIGPVLGRPMEDIKSTYTIGKELGRGQFGVTHLCTNKATGEQFACKTIAKRKLVNKEDIEDVRREVQIMHHLTGQPNIVELKGAYEDKHSVHLVMELCAGGELFDRIIAKGHYTERAAASLLRTIVQIVHTCHSMGVIHRDLKPENFLLLNKDENSPLKATDFGLSVFYKPGEVFKDIVGSAYYIAPEVLKRRYGPEADIWSIGVMLYILLSGVPPFWAESEHGIFNAILRGHIDFTSDPWPSISHQAKDLVRKMLNSDPKQRLTAIQVLSHPWIKEDGEAPDTPLDNAVLTRLKQFKAMNKFKKVALRVIAGCLSEEEIMGLKEMFRGMDTDNSGTITLEELKQGLAKQGTKLSEYEVKQLMEAADADGNGTIDYDEFITATMHMNRMDREDHLYHAFQHFDKDNSGYITTEELEQVLREYGMHDGRDIKEILSEVDSDNDGRINYDEFVAMMRKGNPETNPKKRRDVFV